In Desulfomicrobium macestii, the genomic window CAAGGCCCAGACCGTTCGTCATGGCCAGCGAAATCTCCGAGATCATGTCGCCCGCATTGCCGGCGACGATCGTCGCGCCCACTATCCTGTCCGTGCCCTTGCGCACATGCACCCTGACAAAGCCATCGGTCTGACCTTCGAGGATCGCCCTGTCGACCTCATTCAGGGACCGGGTGAAGGTGTCCACCTTGATGCCTTTCTCCATGGCGTCCCTTTCGCCGAGGCCCACGTGGGCGATCTCGGGTTCCGTGTACGTGCACCAGGGAATGGTCAGGGCGCTGACCTTGGCCCGCCCCTTGAACAGCGCGTTGCGCAGGACCGTGCGGGCCATGAAGTCCGCGGCATGGGTGAACTGGAAGGGGGAGCAGACGTCCCCGGCGGCGAAGATATCCGGGTTGGTCGTGCGCAGATGGTCATCGACCTGCACGCCCTTGGCCGAAAACGCCACCCCGGCCTCCTCCAGCCCCAGCCCCTCGACGTTGGGCTTGCGGCCAACGGCGATGAGCAGCTCGTCGACAACCTCGTCATAGCTGCCCGCCTTGGAGTCGGCCACGAGCCGGATTTTATTTCCGTCCGCCCCCGAGACCCTGACCTCCTTGCCACAGCACAGCAATTTCACGCCATCCTTAAGCAGCGCCTGCCGGATGACCTCCGCCGCGTCCCGATCCTCCTTGGGCAACAGGCCGCGCGAGGACTCGATGAGCAGCACTTCGGATCCGAAGCGGGCGAAAGCCTGGGCCAGCTCGCAGCCGACGGGCCCCGTGCCGATGACGGCCAGGCGCCCGGGCAGCTCGGTCAAGGAGAAGATCGTCTCGTTGGTGAGGTAGCGCACGGTCTCCAGCCCTTCGATGGGCGGCGCCGCGGCCCGCGCCCCGGTGGCGACCACCGCCTTGACAAAAGACAGTCGCTCCCCGCCGACCTCCACGGTGTGCGAATCCGTGAAACGGCCCTGGCCCAGGAACACGTCCACCCCCAAATCCCGAAAGCGCCGCGCGGAGTCGTTGGGCGCGATGGAGGCCCGCAGCCTGCGCATGCGCTCCATGACCTGCCCGAAGTCGACGCGGGTTCCGTCCGGCACATGCACGCCGAACTCTCCTGAGTCCCGCACGGCCGCTGCCGCGCGTCCTGCCCGGAGCAGCGCCTTGGACGGAACGCACCCGAAGTTCAGGCAGTCGCCACCGAGAAAATCCCGTTCGATGAGGGCCACCTTGGCCCCCAGCCCAGCCGCCCCGGCCGCGCACACGAGCCCGGCCGTCCCGCCGCCGATGACCACGAGGTTGTAGACGGGCCTTGGCCTGGGATTGGTCCATCCCGATGGATGAACCAGGGACTCAAGCGTCCTGTTGTGCTCGTCCCGGGGCTCATGTTTTACAGAATGCACCTTCGAATCCGCCATGACGTATCTCCTTCACGCTGCGATTTTGCCCGCCAGCGCCTTGCGGGCCAGACGTGTGACGACAACCGTCACGGCCACCGTGGCCAGAAAGCCCACCCCGTACAAAGCCCACTCCCCGGCTGTCCGCTCGCGCCCTCCAGCACCAAGCCCGGCCAGATCCCCGGCCAGGGAGCCGATGTACACATACATGATGGTCCCTGGGATCATGCCTATCCAGGAGGCCAGAAAAAAATCCTTGAGGCCGACCTTGGTCAGTCCGAAGGCGTAATTGAGGATATTGAAGGGGAAAACGGGCGACAGGCGGGTCAGAAACACGATCTTCCAACCCTCGCGGGCCACGGCATCATCGACGGCCCTGAATTTTTCGTTGCCCGCGATTTTCGCGGCCACCCAGTCCCGGGCCAGATAGCGTCCGACCAGGAAAGCGCAGGTCGCACCCAGGGTCGCGCCCACCGAAACGGCGATGAAGCCCTGGACCAGGCCGAAGACCACCCCCGCCCCCAGGGTCAATACGGAACCGGGCAAAAGCAGCACGCAGGCTGCGATGTACAAGGCGACAAAAAGGATCGGACCTGTCGGGCCGAGATCCGCGATCCACTGCAAGGCCTGCCGTAGCAGGGCCTGCACATCGAAATGCCAGGCGGCCGCCAGCAACAGCCCAACGACAAGGAGCATCGCCAGGATCTTGAGAGCCCTGCCTTGCCAAAAAGATGCGCCGCGGCTCATGGCGCGACCTCCTGCTTGTTCAGGGACCAGTCGTAATCGATGTATTCCAGATCATATCCGCCGCCTGAAAAGAAGCCGCGCAGTTCATCGGAGACATATTTTGCAATAAAATTCATGACCGCCCGTTCCTTGCCCTTCAGTCCGTCGAAACCCGATGCCGGGGAAAATCCAGGCACGAAATCCTCACCGAACCATTTGAAGATGGACGAAACAAGGACCCGCCCGGCAGCACGGTCCACACGCAGCCCATTCGGGCTTGAAAGATAGAGCCTGGCGCGCTCGTCCAGTTGCCCGTCAAGCGCGTCGGCCGTGAAGGCACTGCTCGGCAGGGCGGGGCAACTGCTGGCCGCGCAGACCAGGGCGACATGAATGCGCGGCTCTGAGTAGTCCTTGCGGATGATGCCATGTTCGAGATGGTTGAGCGAGGTCTTTCCCCCAAAGAGGCTGACCACCTTCTGGTCCCACGGCCCCTTGAAGATGTTGCCGATGTCCTTGATGCTATCCAGCGGGTAGTGATCGATGATCAGGCGCAGGGTGGCCGCGTTGTAGAGGTTGATCAGGAACGCAAGCTGCTGTCGCTCGTTCCAGCCCTTGAACTGGGCCTCTGTAACGCTGGATGTCGATTGCAGATAGCGATCGAGGAGCGCCGGGGATTTTTGGAGCCCTGGATAATCGACTCGGCCATCGACAACGCGCTCCGAGAGAACCTGAGTGAGGATGCCGTGGGCGTGGTCAAACCCTGCCGCGTCCGCATGCCTGCCTGCCGTCCAGAAAAGCAGAACGGCCGTCATGATGGCCGCTCCCGCGCAGCGCGCGCATTTTTTCGCAGATATCATTCCCCTTGCTCCCTAGACTTCATAGGACGTCGAGGAGGTCGCGCCGCCCCGTCCGGTCCAGTTGGTGTGAAAGCGCTCGCCGCGAGGCCGGTCCGTTCTCTCGTAGGTGTGGGCTCCGAAATAATCGCGCTGGGCCTGCAACAGGTTGGCGGGCAGCACGGCCGTGCGGTAGCCGTCGAAAAAGGCCAGGGCTGCCGACAGGGTCGGCATGGGGATGCCGCTCACGGCCCCGGCCGCCACGACGCGCCGCCAGCCGGTCTGGGCCTGCACGACCGCTTCGCTGAAAAAAGGATCGAGCAGAAGGTTCACAAGATCC contains:
- a CDS encoding mercuric reductase — its product is MADSKVHSVKHEPRDEHNRTLESLVHPSGWTNPRPRPVYNLVVIGGGTAGLVCAAGAAGLGAKVALIERDFLGGDCLNFGCVPSKALLRAGRAAAAVRDSGEFGVHVPDGTRVDFGQVMERMRRLRASIAPNDSARRFRDLGVDVFLGQGRFTDSHTVEVGGERLSFVKAVVATGARAAAPPIEGLETVRYLTNETIFSLTELPGRLAVIGTGPVGCELAQAFARFGSEVLLIESSRGLLPKEDRDAAEVIRQALLKDGVKLLCCGKEVRVSGADGNKIRLVADSKAGSYDEVVDELLIAVGRKPNVEGLGLEEAGVAFSAKGVQVDDHLRTTNPDIFAAGDVCSPFQFTHAADFMARTVLRNALFKGRAKVSALTIPWCTYTEPEIAHVGLGERDAMEKGIKVDTFTRSLNEVDRAILEGQTDGFVRVHVRKGTDRIVGATIVAGNAGDMISEISLAMTNGLGLGKIANTIHPYPTQGEAIRQVADAYNRGRLTPLVKSLFGYWLSWQRRRK
- a CDS encoding TVP38/TMEM64 family protein — its product is MSRGASFWQGRALKILAMLLVVGLLLAAAWHFDVQALLRQALQWIADLGPTGPILFVALYIAACVLLLPGSVLTLGAGVVFGLVQGFIAVSVGATLGATCAFLVGRYLARDWVAAKIAGNEKFRAVDDAVAREGWKIVFLTRLSPVFPFNILNYAFGLTKVGLKDFFLASWIGMIPGTIMYVYIGSLAGDLAGLGAGGRERTAGEWALYGVGFLATVAVTVVVTRLARKALAGKIAA
- a CDS encoding DUF547 domain-containing protein, giving the protein MISAKKCARCAGAAIMTAVLLFWTAGRHADAAGFDHAHGILTQVLSERVVDGRVDYPGLQKSPALLDRYLQSTSSVTEAQFKGWNERQQLAFLINLYNAATLRLIIDHYPLDSIKDIGNIFKGPWDQKVVSLFGGKTSLNHLEHGIIRKDYSEPRIHVALVCAASSCPALPSSAFTADALDGQLDERARLYLSSPNGLRVDRAAGRVLVSSIFKWFGEDFVPGFSPASGFDGLKGKERAVMNFIAKYVSDELRGFFSGGGYDLEYIDYDWSLNKQEVAP